A window of Bacteroidota bacterium genomic DNA:
TAAATTAATGGTGAATGGCGGGCCATTAAGCGTATCAATTCCTCCGAGCGCAGTATCGGTGAGCGGCTTCAGCCATTTAATAAACATGCTTCCGTTTGCTCCTGTGCTTATCACGCTCACGTTAGTCATAATCGGAACATCCCGCCTGAGTTCGTTGCAGGCAGGAGCCGAAGCATAACTTTCTGCGCCATCGCTGTAATAGGCAACCACACGGTAGGCGTAAATAATTCCATGCGTGAGCCCGTTCCCGTTGTTGTTGTCGGTGTAAGAAGTAATGCTCTTGCCCACGGTGGCAATGAGCGAATAGCCCCACGCTGCCGGAACGCTCGTTTGGCAATAGCCGGGCACGTTGGAATCGCAGCCAATGGCGCGGTAAATTTTATATCCCTTAAAAACATTGCCGGTGGTTTGGCTGCAGAGGGCGGCATCCCATTTCAAATTCATTTCGGAGCAATGAGGGGAAGCGGAAAGGTTTTTCGGAGCGGGCGCAATCACGGTTATGTTAAACGATGCGAACGCAGAAAGAGGCATGGGCGGACTATCGGGCAGCCCGTCATCGGTGGTTTTGAGCGTAACGGTATAGGGAGAACTTCTCACTTCTTTGCAATCGGGTTTCCAGGAGAAAGTGCCGGTGGCAACAGGCGTATTCAATCCCGTAACTGAAAAAGTGGCTGCGGGAGTGAGCGTGAAGGGGTTTCCGGCAGCCGTAAAAAGCGTTATGTTGTGTCCATCGGGGTCGGTGGCGGTAACGGTGAGCGTGAGAGAGGTGTTGGCTTCAATGCAGGTATCGTGCGCTGAAATCACAGGCGGGTCGTTGGCGCAATCGCAAACGGTTACCTGCATATCTCTGCGCACGGTGCCTGCGAGCGCATAACTTCCGTCCCCAATTTTTCTCCACTGCTCAATGTCAATGGCAAAGTTCCATTCATCGCAATCGGGGTCGTTTTGCGGAAAGGGAGGAACATTCCAGATAAAATCTCCGGTAAGCGCATTCACCGAAACACCGGAAGGAAGCCAGTAGCCGGAAATGGGCAGGTTGGCATCTTCGTAGCACACTCCGAGTTTATAGGATAAACTATCATTGTCAGGGTCTACTGCGCCCGGGTTGTGAATGAATAATTTTCCTGCGCAGGCGCGGTCAATGGGGCAGTAGTTGAGAACGGGCGATGAGTTGCAGCCGATGAAAGGATTTATGATTAACGTATCCTGTATGCTGAAAGGGGTTTTTACCTGATTGCCGGGAATATTTATGATGCCGTTGTTGCGGTTGGGGTCGGTCATGGAAATAATATAAGCACCAGGACCGGGATACGTATGCGTAATGGTGTAAACATTTTTTTTCACATCAATGCTTTGCAGGTTCACCCCGCAGGCAGTTGACCATTCGCCCATGTGATGCGTGGAGCAGGGATTGCCATTGCCACCGCAATTTGCTGTCCAGGGGTCGGAAGTGGGGTCGCCCGGTTCATAGTTGGCGCGGCAAACGGTATAGTGTGCGGTATCGTCTCCAAAGTTAATCATGAGAGAGCAGCGGTCTGCCGCGTTGCTGCTGCCTTTGGTGTAGGTGGTGATGGTGATGGAATACGTGAGCCCGCCAAGGCAGGTATAGGTGATTTCTCCTGCGCGCTCATGCGTTGCATGAGAGAAGAAAGGGAAAAGAATTAAAAGTATGAGCGCTGTTTTTTTCATTGCTTACTGCTGCACCAGAAACTTTCCCGAGAAAATATTTTTTCCGCGTGAATATGCCTTTAACAAATATATGCCATATTTTTCACGAGCAAAGAATAATGCAACAAAAATAGTGCTAATTCAATGAAGCGCCAAGCAATAATTGAAAAATATTTCTTTTACTCCGCCTTCATTTCGTGCCGGTGAGGTTTAACTTCGAAGCATAACTCTGAATTTTCTTGTGCAAATTCTTAACCCAAACAATGCGCGCGCCTTTTTTATGAGGCACAAAATCCTTTTTCTTTTTATGCGTTTGTTTGGTTGCTTTTTTCTTTACTCTCATGGCAGTAATATCAGTAATCATATTGTTGCAAACGCTGTCCCAAAGATGAAAATTGCTGTTTTTAGCGCGAAAATCGGCATAGTGGATATTCACAGAACATTTTGAAGGTCTTCAAATACTATTTGTAGCGCTGCAAATATTATTTGGAGAACTCACCGATTATTTTGAAGTACCGCAAAATATATTTGAAGTACTGCAAACTTATTCTGAAGCGCTGCAAATACTATTTGCAGTACTCACCGATTATTCTGAAGAACTGCAAACTATATTCGAAGCGCTGCAAACTTATTTTGAAGCACTGCAAATAAATTGGTAAGTGCGGTAACTGCCGCGGTTGGCGCGGTAATTATCAATTGCCGCGCGAAGCAAATCTTATTCGGAAGCGCTGATAATAATTTTCTTTGTACTGATTCCCTGCTCCGTTGCCACTTTCAGGAAATAAATTCCGCTCGCTACGCTCAGGTTTACGGTTTCCTGTTTCCGGTTAACGGTTAACGAATACACTTTTTCTCCAAACACATTATAAATCTCTATCCTCTCAATATTCAGATTTAAACTTTGAACCGTGAACTTTCCCTCAGCAGGGTTGGGATAAATTTCAATATTCTCTTTTGCCTCCATTGCATAAACACTTGTTAAAGGACCCACAGTAAGAACAACTGTGTCGGTTAAAACGGGCGCGTTAAAATCAAACACAATGGCTGCGTGGTTTTTAATTTTTGTTCCGCCCGGATTATTCGGCTTCTGAAGAATCTGAAACTTAATAAAGCCATGACTTGCCAGTTCATTGGTGGTGCTGTCGGGAAGATTAATATTGCTGAATGTCCATGCCGCCACTCCATTTCCGAACGATTGAAAGATGTACGGATGGCTGCTTATTCCGCTGATAATGGATGCAGCATTCAAATGTGTATCTATTGTATCATACACCACAATATTCCATGCAGTATCATTTCCCGTATTCTGAAACCCGATGGTGTAAAACACCGTGTCCGTTTTAAGAATGGTTGCCGTGGTAATTGCAACTTTGTTGGTAGTGGTGGTTGCCAACTTCTCATTCGGGTCACTCGAACCTATGATGGTATGCACATCTTCCGAATTATTATTTGTCAAATCGCAATCGCCTGCGTAAGGAGTTGTTTGCGCATGAACGGTGAGTGTATCTCCAAGCGTTGAATTGCACGAAACCGAATCAGTAACCGTAAAAGAAACCAGTTGGCCGGCTGCCATGGTTCCAAGATTCCATGTGTAAAGTGTTCCGGAAAAACTGCTCCACGGAAGCGTGCTGCTGAGCGGAATAATCCTGCCAAGCGGGTTGTCAAAATCTATGGTAAGCACAGCGCCTGCTACATTTATTGTTCCATAATTTGCGCATTGCACAGCATA
This region includes:
- a CDS encoding gliding motility-associated C-terminal domain-containing protein codes for the protein MKKTALILLILFPFFSHATHERAGEITYTCLGGLTYSITITTYTKGSSNAADRCSLMINFGDDTAHYTVCRANYEPGDPTSDPWTANCGGNGNPCSTHHMGEWSTACGVNLQSIDVKKNVYTITHTYPGPGAYIISMTDPNRNNGIINIPGNQVKTPFSIQDTLIINPFIGCNSSPVLNYCPIDRACAGKLFIHNPGAVDPDNDSLSYKLGVCYEDANLPISGYWLPSGVSVNALTGDFIWNVPPFPQNDPDCDEWNFAIDIEQWRKIGDGSYALAGTVRRDMQVTVCDCANDPPVISAHDTCIEANTSLTLTVTATDPDGHNITLFTAAGNPFTLTPAATFSVTGLNTPVATGTFSWKPDCKEVRSSPYTVTLKTTDDGLPDSPPMPLSAFASFNITVIAPAPKNLSASPHCSEMNLKWDAALCSQTTGNVFKGYKIYRAIGCDSNVPGYCQTSVPAAWGYSLIATVGKSITSYTDNNNGNGLTHGIIYAYRVVAYYSDGAESYASAPACNELRRDVPIMTNVSVISTGANGSMFIKWLKPLTDTALGGIDTLNGPPFTINLYRCAGNCTPSALIASFTNNSFAALDTTYTDTPLGTSASGYTYRVDFHYGTTTNPCQAQKASSVFLSCNPSDNQIQITWNEQVPWLNSQYDVFRKNHFTGNWDSIATTTTLQTFTDTGLANDTVYCYKVRSTGAYADPSLPSPLINWSQELCCAAIDKTPPCPPALAIDSSCILQQNLLTWTNPNNSCSNDAIYYIIYYTPVQNGEYSVLDTIHTISITSFLHDSLNSIAGCYAVTAVDSFGNQSAFSNVVCVDNCPYYELPNVFTPNADGSNDYFTPLHPYKYVKDIDIRIYNRWGTEVFHTTDAEIMWNGKSSQTNKLCSDGVYYYICIVNDIRLEGIVPRALKGNVTILSHE